In the genome of Haemophilus pittmaniae, one region contains:
- a CDS encoding surface lipoprotein assembly modifier has product MKLNALMCCLLAILSTPLVQAEVAQSKNDSLDERLSIARPSQPQSLSQAAQKTSGQTLNLSKQELANRPDLIVRALIPAVLENNANAVKLLLPLYQNVPQQDPFLLQWAQAIDAREQGQYELAIRHYRRLFAQAPENLAIRYQLAQALFLNNDNEAAQDQFQKLRATQQDPENLRLFDAYLNALNQRDRWKISGGLSFLNESNINNAPKAGTRIGNWQAWERESARGLSYSLNVEKKWSLANHLFSKVLLEGNGKYYWDNKKYNEFTARVGVGLGYQNARTEFSAIPFTERRWYAGGSRGSKSLKRYSQNSGLRLELNHWLNPQWQYAGALEYGEQRYVTRKHLNGNNYLWSNTLIYYPQNGQYWFAGVDYSRENTRDADNAYQRKNVRLGWGQEWSWGISTRVSLGYARRTYKGADLFQIRQKNNEYSGAFSIWHRDLYFGGITPRLTWAYQKIDSNHPFYSYDKNRIYLEMSKTF; this is encoded by the coding sequence ATGAAGTTGAATGCATTAATGTGTTGTTTACTAGCAATACTATCCACACCTCTGGTTCAGGCTGAAGTTGCACAGTCAAAGAATGATAGTTTAGATGAGCGTTTGTCCATTGCTCGGCCGTCTCAGCCTCAATCCCTTTCACAAGCAGCGCAAAAAACATCAGGCCAAACTCTCAATCTCAGCAAGCAGGAACTGGCAAATCGCCCAGATCTTATTGTGCGGGCATTGATTCCGGCGGTGTTAGAAAATAACGCTAATGCGGTGAAATTGCTCCTGCCGTTGTATCAAAATGTGCCGCAGCAGGATCCATTTTTATTGCAATGGGCACAAGCTATTGATGCCCGTGAGCAAGGGCAATATGAGCTGGCGATTCGTCATTATCGTCGTCTGTTTGCCCAAGCACCGGAAAATTTGGCAATTCGTTATCAATTGGCGCAAGCTTTGTTTTTAAATAATGATAATGAAGCGGCTCAGGATCAATTCCAAAAATTACGAGCTACTCAGCAAGATCCTGAAAACTTGCGATTGTTTGATGCTTATTTGAATGCGCTCAATCAACGTGATCGTTGGAAGATTTCCGGCGGGCTTTCATTTCTCAATGAAAGTAATATAAATAATGCACCGAAGGCGGGAACCCGTATTGGTAACTGGCAGGCATGGGAGCGGGAAAGCGCAAGGGGATTATCTTATTCTCTCAATGTTGAGAAAAAATGGTCACTGGCTAATCATTTGTTTAGCAAAGTACTGTTGGAAGGCAATGGTAAATATTATTGGGATAACAAAAAGTATAATGAATTTACAGCCCGAGTTGGTGTCGGCTTAGGTTATCAAAATGCCCGGACAGAATTTTCCGCGATTCCCTTTACGGAGCGTCGTTGGTATGCTGGCGGCTCAAGAGGCAGTAAGTCATTAAAACGTTATTCCCAAAATAGTGGGTTACGCCTAGAACTGAATCATTGGCTCAATCCGCAATGGCAATATGCCGGCGCATTGGAATATGGTGAACAGCGTTACGTTACTCGCAAGCACCTCAATGGTAACAATTATCTCTGGTCAAATACGCTGATTTATTATCCCCAAAATGGTCAGTATTGGTTTGCGGGTGTGGATTATAGTCGGGAAAATACTCGTGATGCGGATAACGCCTACCAACGTAAAAATGTGCGTTTGGGGTGGGGGCAGGAATGGTCTTGGGGAATTTCTACTCGCGTGTCCTTAGGCTATGCGAGACGAACCTACAAAGGTGCCGATCTTTTCCAAATTCGTCAGAAAAATAACGAGTACAGCGGCGCTTTCAGTATTTGGCACCGCGATCTCTATTTTGGGGGAATCACCCCTCGGTTAACTTGGGCATATCAAAAAATCGATAGTAATCATCCGTTTTATAGTTATGACAAAAATCGGATTTACTTAGAAATGAGCAAAACCTTCTAA
- a CDS encoding YhdT family protein: MTLSQRYRQAAKEARWALGLSLLYVIGWCVCAYLPKGTAGPLGFPLWFELSCIYLPILFIVLAYWILRIVYQDISLEIPTQTDESEDKQ; this comes from the coding sequence ATGACATTATCGCAACGCTATCGCCAAGCGGCGAAGGAAGCCCGTTGGGCGTTGGGATTAAGTTTGTTATATGTGATTGGTTGGTGTGTATGCGCCTATTTGCCAAAGGGGACTGCCGGACCGTTGGGATTCCCGCTGTGGTTTGAGCTTTCCTGCATTTATCTGCCGATTTTATTTATTGTGTTGGCGTATTGGATTTTACGCATTGTTTATCAGGATATTTCCCTGGAGATTCCCACACAGACAGATGAGTCGGAGGATAAACAATGA
- the panF gene encoding sodium/pantothenate symporter, which produces MNLGIILPLVIYLVFVFGVALYAYIKRTKGDFLTEYYVGNRSMTGFVLAMTTASTYASASSFVGGPGAAYKYGLGWVLLAMIQVPAVWLALGALGKKFALLARETNALTLNDLFLYRYKNKYLVWLSSVALLLAFFAAMTVQFIGGARLLETTIGISYTQALLIFAITVGIYTFIGGFRAVVLTDTIQGTMMIVGTLILLGGTIYALGGVDAAMTKLTHIDPALVTPFGPNNFLDLPFMASFWVLVCFGVIGLPHTAVRCMAFKDSKALHSGMLIGTVVLSIIMFGMTLSGALGRAILPELTISDQVIPSLMLTVLPPIVAGIFLAAPMSAIMSTIDAQLIQSSSIFVKDLYLSVRPKAIENEKRISRISSLITLAISALLVCAALNPPDMIIWLNLFAFGGLEAAFLWVIVLGIYWDKANATGALSSMVVGLGSYIALSQFGIKLLGFNAIVPALILGLAAFLIGNRYGAAKNAD; this is translated from the coding sequence ATGAATTTAGGAATCATACTGCCATTGGTGATCTATTTGGTCTTTGTATTCGGTGTGGCACTTTATGCTTATATCAAACGTACCAAAGGCGATTTTTTAACCGAATATTATGTGGGGAATCGCTCAATGACCGGTTTTGTGTTGGCGATGACCACCGCCTCTACCTATGCTAGTGCCAGTTCTTTTGTGGGGGGGCCGGGAGCTGCCTATAAATACGGCTTAGGCTGGGTGTTATTGGCGATGATTCAAGTGCCAGCGGTGTGGCTGGCATTGGGTGCATTAGGGAAAAAATTTGCGTTATTGGCGCGTGAAACCAATGCGCTAACCCTCAATGATCTTTTTCTTTATCGTTATAAAAATAAATATTTAGTCTGGCTTTCCAGTGTAGCGTTATTGCTAGCATTTTTTGCCGCGATGACCGTGCAGTTTATTGGTGGAGCCCGTCTATTAGAAACCACAATAGGCATTTCATATACGCAGGCGCTATTGATTTTTGCCATTACCGTGGGCATCTATACCTTTATCGGTGGTTTCCGTGCAGTGGTTCTGACCGATACCATTCAAGGGACGATGATGATTGTGGGCACGCTGATTTTGCTCGGGGGCACGATTTATGCCTTGGGTGGCGTCGATGCAGCGATGACTAAATTAACTCACATTGATCCGGCCTTAGTCACGCCTTTCGGGCCCAATAATTTCTTAGATTTACCTTTTATGGCATCCTTTTGGGTGTTGGTCTGTTTTGGGGTTATTGGTTTACCACATACGGCGGTGCGCTGTATGGCATTTAAGGATAGTAAGGCGCTGCATAGCGGAATGCTGATCGGTACTGTGGTGTTGTCGATTATTATGTTCGGGATGACCTTATCAGGCGCCTTGGGACGGGCAATTCTGCCGGAATTAACAATTTCTGATCAGGTTATTCCAAGTTTGATGTTAACCGTGTTGCCACCGATTGTGGCCGGTATTTTCTTGGCAGCACCAATGTCGGCCATTATGTCGACGATTGATGCGCAATTGATTCAATCCTCATCAATTTTTGTCAAGGATTTGTATTTATCGGTGCGCCCAAAGGCAATTGAAAATGAAAAACGCATCAGTCGGATTTCGTCTTTAATTACCTTAGCCATTAGTGCACTTTTGGTGTGTGCTGCGCTTAATCCGCCGGATATGATTATTTGGTTGAATTTATTTGCCTTTGGTGGTTTGGAAGCGGCTTTTCTATGGGTGATCGTATTAGGAATTTACTGGGATAAAGCGAATGCAACGGGCGCACTAAGTTCAATGGTTGTTGGACTCGGTAGTTATATTGCTTTAAGCCAATTTGGCATTAAATTGTTAGGCTTTAATGCGATTGTTCCGGCACTTATTTTGGGGTTGGCAGCCTTTTTAATTGGTAATCGATATGGAGCAGCAAAAAACGCAGATTAA
- a CDS encoding DMT family transporter: protein MIYQILALFIWSSAFVAAKFVFAMLDPVLMIQARLLIATLIVLPLFLRRWKGVSGEMRKQLWWLAFLNYTATFLLQFIGLKYTSAASASTMLGLEPLCVIFIGHLFFQDKAKWFHWLCGLLAFIGVGVLIIGGQDNSGHSEINVFGCLLVLAASIVFAASLRWTKKVIASVGTEAYTSITIMLGTIATIPFTLLLTESWHIEFNWLGFFGLLYLGIACSWFAFWLWNKGLNSVDAKISGILVALEPIFGSLLAVLLLGEQLSWLSSLGIVLIIASTIGASLLPKLLKKN, encoded by the coding sequence ATGATTTATCAAATTCTGGCCTTATTTATCTGGAGTAGTGCTTTCGTCGCCGCCAAGTTTGTATTCGCCATGCTGGATCCAGTATTGATGATTCAAGCTCGTTTGTTAATCGCCACTCTGATTGTGTTGCCTCTCTTTCTGCGGCGTTGGAAAGGCGTATCGGGCGAGATGCGTAAACAGTTGTGGTGGTTGGCTTTTTTAAATTATACGGCAACTTTTTTACTGCAATTTATTGGGCTCAAATATACCAGTGCCGCCAGTGCTAGCACGATGTTAGGACTAGAACCCTTATGTGTGATTTTTATTGGCCATTTATTTTTTCAGGATAAGGCCAAATGGTTCCATTGGTTGTGTGGCTTACTCGCTTTTATTGGCGTGGGTGTATTGATTATCGGTGGGCAAGATAATAGCGGACATAGTGAAATTAATGTATTCGGTTGCCTATTAGTGTTGGCGGCCAGTATTGTTTTTGCAGCTAGTTTGCGTTGGACGAAGAAGGTAATTGCGAGTGTCGGTACCGAAGCCTATACCTCGATTACGATTATGCTGGGCACGATAGCAACGATCCCTTTTACTTTGTTACTCACAGAAAGTTGGCATATTGAATTTAATTGGTTGGGCTTTTTCGGCTTGCTATATCTTGGCATCGCTTGTAGCTGGTTTGCATTTTGGTTATGGAATAAGGGACTAAATTCCGTCGATGCAAAAATTTCCGGTATTTTGGTTGCACTAGAACCAATTTTCGGTAGTTTATTGGCGGTGTTATTGCTTGGAGAACAACTTTCTTGGCTTTCCTCCCTTGGGATTGTACTGATTATTGCTTCTACTATTGGCGCTAGTTTGCTGCCGAAGTTATTAAAAAAGAACTAA
- the prmA gene encoding 50S ribosomal protein L11 methyltransferase: protein MAWVQIRINSTNEQAEQMSDFLTDIGAVSVTFMDSQDTPIFEPLPGETRLWGNTDVIALFDAETDMQEIVAQLSAEGHLNAQSAYKIEQIEDKDWEREWMDNFHPMQFGKRLWICPSWREIPDPHAVNVMLDPGLAFGTGTHPTTALCLEWLDGLDLQGKTVIDFGCGSGILAIAALKLGAKQAIGIDIDPQAILASRNNAEQNGVADRLQLFLSEDKPTDLQADVVVANILAGPLKELYPIISQLVKPQGDLGLSGILESQSASVCQAYQASFDLEPVAVREEWCRITGLKR, encoded by the coding sequence ATGGCGTGGGTTCAAATTCGAATCAACAGTACTAACGAACAGGCCGAGCAAATGAGCGATTTCCTAACGGATATCGGTGCGGTGTCAGTGACTTTTATGGATAGTCAGGATACGCCAATTTTTGAACCTTTGCCGGGAGAAACCCGTTTGTGGGGTAATACCGATGTTATCGCATTGTTTGATGCGGAAACCGATATGCAGGAAATCGTCGCACAATTGTCTGCAGAAGGACATTTAAATGCGCAAAGCGCCTATAAGATTGAACAAATCGAAGATAAGGATTGGGAACGTGAATGGATGGATAATTTCCACCCAATGCAATTTGGTAAACGTTTATGGATTTGTCCAAGCTGGCGTGAAATTCCTGATCCGCACGCAGTTAATGTGATGCTTGACCCAGGCCTCGCCTTTGGGACCGGCACCCACCCAACCACGGCGCTTTGTTTAGAATGGTTGGATGGATTAGATTTGCAAGGCAAAACAGTCATTGATTTTGGTTGTGGTTCAGGAATTTTAGCAATTGCGGCATTAAAACTGGGGGCGAAACAGGCTATCGGTATTGATATCGATCCTCAGGCAATTTTAGCCAGTCGTAATAATGCTGAACAGAACGGCGTAGCGGATCGTTTGCAGCTCTTTTTATCGGAGGATAAACCGACGGATTTACAAGCTGATGTGGTTGTAGCGAATATTTTGGCTGGCCCATTGAAAGAGCTTTATCCAATTATTTCCCAATTGGTTAAGCCGCAAGGTGATTTGGGATTATCCGGTATCTTAGAAAGCCAATCGGCATCGGTTTGCCAAGCTTATCAAGCGTCCTTTGATTTAGAACCGGTAGCAGTCCGTGAAGAATGGTGCCGCATTACCGGGCTAAAACGTTAA
- the dusB gene encoding tRNA dihydrouridine synthase DusB: protein MRIGSYELKNRILLAPMAGITDQPFRRLCAHYGAGLTFSEMMSANPQVWHTEKSKLRLSHSRDAGLNAVQIAGADPLEMAQAAAINVEYGAQIIDINMGCPAKKVNRKLAGSALLQFPELVEQILKAVVSAVDVPVTLKIRTGWDKSHRNCVDIAKIAEQSGIAALTIHGRTRACLFEGAAEYQSIRAVKQAVGIPIIANGDIGSAEKAQQVLAETNADAIMIGRAALGNPWLFRSVEGLIEHGSNVQMPDLREKCAQILQHISELHRFYGCQKGYRIARKHVAWYLQGIQPDSVFRQTFNAITEPAAQLAVLEEFLNSLLDKEKC from the coding sequence ATGCGGATTGGTTCTTATGAATTAAAAAATCGCATTTTGCTGGCGCCTATGGCCGGAATCACCGATCAGCCGTTTCGCCGTTTATGCGCTCATTATGGTGCCGGTTTAACCTTTTCGGAAATGATGTCCGCCAACCCGCAAGTATGGCATACGGAAAAATCCAAACTCCGTTTAAGCCATAGCCGTGATGCCGGTTTAAATGCCGTGCAAATCGCCGGCGCTGATCCCTTGGAAATGGCTCAAGCAGCCGCGATCAATGTGGAATATGGCGCACAGATCATCGACATCAACATGGGCTGTCCGGCCAAAAAGGTCAATCGTAAACTTGCCGGCTCTGCGCTTTTACAATTTCCCGAATTAGTGGAGCAGATTTTAAAAGCGGTAGTGAGTGCCGTTGATGTACCGGTGACCTTAAAAATTCGTACCGGTTGGGATAAATCCCATCGCAATTGTGTGGATATCGCCAAGATTGCCGAGCAATCGGGAATTGCCGCGTTAACCATCCATGGGCGAACCCGGGCCTGTTTATTTGAGGGCGCTGCGGAATATCAAAGTATTCGGGCAGTAAAACAGGCGGTAGGCATACCGATAATCGCTAACGGTGATATTGGTAGTGCTGAAAAAGCACAGCAGGTATTGGCCGAGACCAATGCCGATGCAATTATGATCGGCCGTGCCGCATTGGGCAATCCCTGGCTATTTCGGTCAGTGGAAGGCTTAATTGAGCATGGCTCGAACGTCCAAATGCCGGACTTACGTGAAAAATGCGCACAAATCTTGCAACATATAAGTGAACTTCATCGCTTTTATGGTTGCCAAAAAGGTTATCGTATTGCCCGTAAGCATGTGGCTTGGTATTTACAGGGAATTCAACCTGATTCCGTTTTTAGACAGACTTTTAATGCCATCACTGAGCCGGCGGCTCAGTTGGCGGTATTGGAAGAGTTTTTAAATTCACTTTTGGATAAAGAAAAATGTTAG
- the fis gene encoding DNA-binding transcriptional regulator Fis has protein sequence MLEQQRSPAEALTVSVLNSQAQVTNKPLRDSVKQALRNYLSQLDGQDVNDLYELVLAEVEHPMLDMVMQYTRGNQTRAANMLGINRGTLRKKLKKYGMG, from the coding sequence ATGTTAGAACAACAACGTAGTCCGGCCGAGGCCTTAACGGTTTCGGTGTTAAACTCACAAGCACAAGTGACCAACAAGCCTTTGCGCGATTCGGTAAAACAAGCATTACGCAATTACCTTTCCCAATTGGATGGTCAAGATGTGAATGATCTCTATGAATTGGTTTTGGCGGAAGTTGAGCACCCGATGTTGGATATGGTTATGCAATATACGCGCGGTAATCAAACCCGTGCAGCGAATATGTTAGGCATTAACCGTGGTACCTTACGTAAAAAATTGAAAAAATACGGTATGGGCTAA
- a CDS encoding putative quinol monooxygenase, with translation MIGVYATGLVKTDQQAAFIELAQQFIKESRTHAGCISYDCGAVNDKPGYYCFIERWADKQALDAHLASPFFQQHAPQLVALLENGLDINVLELI, from the coding sequence ATGATTGGTGTTTATGCAACCGGTCTGGTAAAAACCGACCAACAAGCCGCCTTTATCGAACTAGCCCAACAATTTATTAAAGAAAGCAGAACTCACGCAGGCTGCATCAGTTATGACTGTGGTGCGGTTAACGATAAACCGGGTTATTATTGCTTTATTGAACGTTGGGCCGATAAACAGGCATTAGACGCCCATTTGGCTAGTCCATTTTTCCAACAACATGCGCCCCAATTAGTCGCATTACTGGAAAATGGCTTGGATATCAATGTTCTTGAGCTGATTTAA
- a CDS encoding amidohydrolase family protein — protein sequence MKNHVRSFKTYIRDEIIKKGGWVNAHAHADRAFTMTPEKIGIYHSSNLQQKWDLVDEVKRTSSVDDYYARFCQAIELMISQGVTAFGTFVDIDPICEDRAIIAAHKAREVYKHDIILKFANQTLKGVIEPTARKWFDIGSEMVDMIGGLPYRDELDYGRGLEAMDILLDKAKSLGIMCHVHVDQFNNPNEKETEQLCDKAIEHGMQGRVVGIHGISIGAHSKEYRYQLYEKMRQAKMMMIACPMAWIDSNRKEDLQPFHNALTPADEMIPEGITVALGTDNICDYMVPLCEGDLWQELSLLAAGCRFPHLDAMINIASINGRKVLGLDPV from the coding sequence ATGAAAAATCATGTGCGTAGTTTTAAAACCTACATCCGCGATGAAATTATCAAAAAAGGGGGCTGGGTAAACGCCCACGCACACGCCGACCGCGCCTTTACCATGACACCGGAAAAAATCGGCATCTACCATTCCAGTAACTTGCAACAAAAATGGGATTTGGTGGATGAGGTTAAACGTACTTCATCGGTGGATGATTATTACGCCCGCTTCTGTCAAGCCATCGAATTAATGATTTCACAAGGGGTTACCGCCTTCGGAACCTTTGTGGATATCGACCCAATTTGCGAAGATCGCGCCATTATCGCTGCACATAAAGCACGCGAAGTCTATAAACATGACATCATCTTAAAATTCGCCAACCAAACCTTAAAAGGCGTAATCGAACCAACCGCGCGTAAATGGTTTGACATTGGCTCAGAAATGGTCGATATGATTGGCGGATTGCCTTATCGTGATGAATTGGATTATGGACGAGGCTTAGAAGCCATGGATATTTTGCTCGATAAAGCCAAATCCTTAGGCATTATGTGCCATGTCCACGTGGATCAATTCAATAATCCAAATGAAAAAGAAACCGAACAACTCTGTGATAAAGCCATCGAACACGGTATGCAAGGGCGCGTTGTTGGTATTCATGGCATTTCCATTGGCGCGCATTCCAAAGAGTATCGTTATCAACTTTATGAAAAAATGCGCCAAGCTAAAATGATGATGATTGCCTGCCCAATGGCTTGGATTGACAGTAACCGTAAAGAAGATTTACAACCATTCCATAATGCGCTAACGCCGGCGGATGAAATGATCCCGGAAGGAATTACGGTAGCACTTGGTACCGATAATATTTGCGATTATATGGTGCCGTTATGTGAAGGGGATCTCTGGCAGGAACTTAGCCTATTGGCTGCCGGTTGCCGCTTCCCACACTTAGATGCCATGATTAATATCGCCAGCATCAACGGCCGTAAAGTTTTAGGATTGGATCCGGTTTAA
- a CDS encoding DUF3413 domain-containing protein gives MWWFKKGFNGREYREETSRKISWGHWFAFFNIIIAILIGSRYAFLIDWPDTLAGRLYFFVSLLGHFSFCVFALYLLVIFPLSFLIKNNRTFRGLTVIIATLGSTLLLFDTEVFARFNLHLSSVVWNLLVNPENGELSRDWQIFFAPMPIILMLQMLFSRWSWQKLRSLERQKWLKSVGLTLTLTFIATHLIYAWADAFVYRPITMQRSNFPLSYPMTARTFLEKQGFIDREEYSQKLEQEGRPDAPKINYPKQPLQFAALTQKPNLLIITISGLRVDAVDNEKMPKLNEFAESATSFTNHYSTGNSNNAGLVGIFYGLNANYTDSILRAHTPSVLIDKLQSEKYRFGLFSAQNFKDSLFRQALFRGLKTTKVNNGNEGAVQAYLSFIAQQNEQQPWFSYVDLDLKGTTEAEYRGALTALDGQLEKLLSATPLNNSMVIITAEHGLSFDAQANKAEENYFGRDMIQVPLFVYWKELPIGHRNELTSHTDILPALMNDIFNTQNPLADYAQGHNLFNLSGDNWVLASNHRWNVIITPDGNQYHIDNKGNYKKFDADYHEQSSSRPPLGLFLDVFKLERRFFDK, from the coding sequence ATGTGGTGGTTTAAGAAAGGTTTCAATGGCCGCGAATACCGCGAAGAAACTTCACGAAAAATTTCGTGGGGGCATTGGTTTGCTTTTTTTAATATCATCATCGCAATTCTTATTGGTTCCCGTTACGCCTTTCTCATCGATTGGCCGGATACTTTAGCGGGACGACTGTATTTTTTTGTCAGCCTGTTAGGGCATTTCAGTTTCTGTGTTTTTGCCCTGTATTTGTTGGTCATTTTTCCGCTCAGTTTTCTGATCAAGAATAACCGCACTTTCCGAGGTCTCACAGTAATTATTGCAACGCTTGGCAGTACCTTGTTACTCTTTGATACGGAAGTATTTGCCCGTTTCAACCTGCACCTGTCCTCAGTCGTTTGGAATCTGCTGGTTAACCCTGAAAATGGCGAACTTTCGCGAGATTGGCAGATTTTCTTCGCGCCAATGCCAATTATTTTAATGCTACAAATGCTATTTTCACGCTGGAGTTGGCAGAAGCTACGCAGTTTGGAACGACAAAAGTGGTTAAAATCAGTTGGTCTTACGCTCACCCTTACATTCATCGCAACCCATCTAATCTATGCTTGGGCGGACGCTTTTGTGTATCGACCAATCACGATGCAGCGTTCGAACTTCCCGCTTTCCTATCCGATGACTGCGCGTACCTTCTTAGAAAAACAAGGATTTATTGACCGCGAAGAATATAGCCAAAAATTGGAGCAAGAGGGGCGTCCAGATGCTCCTAAGATTAACTACCCGAAACAACCCTTACAGTTTGCCGCACTTACACAAAAACCAAACCTTCTAATTATCACGATTTCCGGCTTACGTGTTGATGCTGTAGATAACGAAAAAATGCCTAAACTCAATGAGTTTGCCGAAAGCGCGACAAGTTTTACCAACCATTACAGTACTGGTAACAGTAATAATGCCGGATTGGTAGGCATTTTCTATGGCCTCAACGCCAATTACACCGACAGTATCTTACGTGCCCATACGCCATCGGTACTAATCGATAAACTACAAAGTGAAAAATATCGCTTCGGTTTATTCTCGGCCCAAAACTTCAAGGATAGCCTTTTCCGCCAAGCCTTGTTCCGGGGTTTGAAAACGACCAAAGTCAATAATGGTAATGAGGGGGCGGTACAGGCATATCTCAGTTTTATCGCCCAACAAAATGAGCAACAGCCTTGGTTTAGCTATGTTGATCTGGATCTTAAAGGTACCACCGAAGCCGAATATCGCGGCGCACTAACTGCTCTAGATGGCCAATTGGAAAAATTATTAAGCGCGACCCCATTAAACAACAGCATGGTGATTATCACCGCTGAACACGGTCTTAGTTTTGATGCCCAAGCTAACAAAGCAGAGGAAAACTATTTCGGGCGAGATATGATTCAAGTGCCGTTATTCGTGTATTGGAAGGAGCTGCCTATTGGACATCGTAACGAATTAACCAGTCACACCGATATTCTACCGGCGCTTATGAACGATATTTTTAATACTCAAAATCCTCTCGCTGATTACGCCCAAGGACATAATTTATTCAATTTGTCTGGTGATAATTGGGTATTAGCTTCCAACCATCGCTGGAACGTAATCATTACACCGGATGGCAACCAATACCATATTGATAACAAAGGGAACTACAAAAAATTTGATGCGGATTACCATGAACAGTCATCCAGTCGGCCACCGCTCGGATTATTCCTAGATGTATTCAAACTGGAACGGCGCTTTTTTGACAAATAA
- a CDS encoding DUF1414 domain-containing protein, giving the protein MAQRSKYSDAQVNAIAGEMIGILENHKAPADLALIVLGNLASNILTANVPVAQREAVAQAFANSLINAIKK; this is encoded by the coding sequence ATGGCACAACGTTCAAAATATTCCGATGCACAAGTTAACGCGATTGCCGGCGAAATGATTGGCATATTGGAAAATCATAAAGCGCCCGCCGATTTAGCGCTTATCGTATTAGGTAATTTGGCCAGCAACATCTTAACCGCCAATGTACCTGTTGCCCAACGCGAAGCCGTTGCTCAGGCTTTTGCCAATTCACTCATCAATGCAATAAAAAAATAA
- the yejK gene encoding nucleoid-associated protein YejK, which translates to MSISVNQIVLHQLVKHSENEQTNMQSILREQLLSVTPEVEQMMLQLHQGYQNKTKAFGLFKEDSLFAQLLNRLLENEMEFLGFSQQSTKLLAAELGKYNFADSGTLILCRYNFLATDYLFIALLDSRSSMLVDEHLDIHRTSYLDITQFDIAARINLTELQINANSNRYLTFIKGRVGRKISDFFMDFLGAEEGFNPQLQNQCLLQAVSDYCEAGELNKEQTQAVKKQVFEYCKGQLAEGDDIALTELSANLPTLNDKPFVNFAEEQEYGLEENIPPLRATLKSLTKFSGAGKGVSLSFDADLLNQRIYWDPITDTLTIKGIPPNLKDQLQKALKTDN; encoded by the coding sequence ATGAGTATCAGCGTAAATCAAATCGTGTTGCACCAATTGGTAAAACACAGTGAAAACGAACAAACCAACATGCAATCAATTCTTCGTGAGCAATTACTGAGCGTGACGCCAGAAGTTGAACAAATGATGTTGCAACTGCATCAAGGTTACCAAAATAAAACCAAGGCCTTCGGTTTGTTTAAGGAAGACTCTCTTTTTGCCCAACTATTGAACCGCTTGTTGGAAAATGAGATGGAGTTTTTAGGATTTAGTCAACAGTCCACCAAATTATTAGCAGCAGAGTTGGGCAAATATAATTTTGCCGATAGCGGAACCTTAATTCTTTGCCGCTATAATTTCTTGGCAACCGATTATTTGTTTATCGCGTTGTTGGATAGCCGTAGCAGTATGTTGGTGGATGAACACTTGGATATCCATCGCACGAGTTACTTGGATATTACGCAATTTGATATTGCTGCTCGGATTAATTTGACTGAGTTGCAAATTAATGCAAATTCCAACCGTTACCTGACTTTTATCAAGGGGCGTGTCGGCCGTAAAATTAGTGACTTTTTTATGGATTTCTTAGGGGCTGAGGAAGGTTTTAATCCACAGTTACAAAATCAATGTTTATTACAAGCGGTTAGTGATTATTGTGAAGCCGGTGAATTGAATAAAGAACAGACCCAAGCGGTTAAAAAACAGGTATTTGAATATTGTAAGGGACAATTGGCTGAAGGTGATGACATTGCTTTAACCGAACTTTCTGCCAATTTACCTACTTTAAACGACAAACCGTTTGTCAATTTTGCCGAAGAGCAGGAGTACGGTTTGGAAGAAAATATTCCGCCGTTACGTGCAACGTTAAAAAGTCTCACTAAATTTTCCGGTGCCGGCAAAGGGGTCAGCTTAAGCTTTGATGCCGATTTACTTAATCAACGAATTTATTGGGATCCAATAACGGATACTCTAACCATTAAAGGGATTCCGCCAAACTTAAAAGATCAGTTGCAAAAAGCACTGAAAACCGATAATTAA